In the Purpureocillium takamizusanense chromosome 5, complete sequence genome, one interval contains:
- a CDS encoding uncharacterized protein (COG:H~EggNog:ENOG503PD4P) — protein sequence MLLALIRLVRTRWTSAVLFLSKLWGRLLHFGATWIGGTKPDSQEISDPKTGEAAVATPGLDSQGFPVLTEDQYEDAILAFIASIDTEAVCALASRYNDGKPCQFSRKSYGSFNVCFFVEFGHDGSSLVVRLPIEPAFDDFDDAWDKLISEVTTIQYIKSNTRIPVPHIRGYGRDAKLTKSGAGMQMFVIMDLIPGKPLDKKLLIEGEEEHCKTLYSQLIDIQVELRKLEFPAIGSLMPNPDGSAQPIVGPLISMSVAQLRQPPLPLFTTAKDYMRCQFNLVSDFFVPPVSNHTTHEVQKELFALHGMEKPFQQVIDPRLDKGPFVLHHMDLRAPNIIVDENLNIQGVIDWEFSGTTPRQLFTPPSWITGHDSIETAKQIHTDFRNVLDEKSHASAACAQLRGEWYGSTDIGQLGMSVTDMAFYVAHVIRRPTDVAGVFCDSVTPMLSNRPIDEVISEFFDEHEALALEVQRRARHSERYTQYLKDHNLYGSRLERLQAHGEALKKKYNWS from the exons ATGCTGCTCGCTCTCATCCGTCTAGTGCGCACGCGATGGACGTCGGCCGTCCTATTTCTGTCCAAGCTGTGGGGAAGGCTGCTTCACTTCGGCGCCACATGGATCGGAGGCACCAAGCCAGACTCACAGGAGATCAGCGACCCAAAGACCGGTGAAGCGGCGGTTGCCACGCCTGGACTTGACAGCCAGGGATTTCCAGTTCTGACAGAGGACCAGTACGAGGATGCCATCCTAGCATTTATCGCGTCCATAGATACGGAGGCGGTCTGCGCCCTGGCCTCACGATACAATGACGGCAAACCGTGTCAGTTCTCGAGGAAAAGTTATGGCAGCTTCAACGTTTGTTTCTTCGTCGAATTCGGCCACGATGGGTCCAGCCTTGTGGTCAGGCTGCCCATTGAACCCGCTTTTGACGACTTTGACGATGCATGGGACAAGTTGATAAGCGAGGTCACTACGATACA ATATATCAAGAGCAATACCCGAATCCCTGTACCTCACATTCGCGGTTATGGGCGCGACGCCAAACTGACCAAGTCCGGTGCCGGGATGCAGATGTTTGTCATTATGGATCTCATTCCAGGCAAGCCTCTCGACAAGAAGCTCTTGATTGAGGGCGAAGAGGAGCACTGCAAAACTTTATACTCCCAACTTATAGACATCCAAGTAGAGCTTAGAAAGCTCGAGTTTCCGGCCATCGGATCCTTGATGCCAAATcccgacggcagcgcccAGCCGATTGTGGGCCCTCTCATCTCGATGTCGGTTGCTCAACTCCGGCAGCCACCTCTGCCACTGTTTACTACCGCAAAAGACTACATGAGATGCCAGTTCAATCTCGTGTCCGACTTTTTTGTGCCCCCGGTTTCCAATCACACCACACACGAAGTCCAGAAGGAACTGTTCGCTCTGCACGGGATGGAGAAGCCTTTCCAACAGGTCATCGATCCCCGGCTAGACAAGGGCCCCTTTGTGTTGCATCACATGGACCTGCGGGCACCAAATATTATTGTGGATGAAAATCTGAATATTCAGGGCGTCATAGACTGGGAGTTCTCAGGCACCACTCCACGACAACTCTTCACGCCACCATCGTGGATTACCGGTCATGACTCGATAGAAACAGCCAAGCAGATACATACCGATTTCCGCAACGTTTTGGACGAGAAGAGTCACGCTAGCGCGGCCTGCGCCCAACTCAGAGGAGAATGGTATGGCTCAACCGATATCGGCCAGCTGGGCATGAGCGTAACAGACATGGCCTTCTACGTTGCGCATGTAATACGCCGTCCTaccgacgtcgccggcgtcttTTGTGATTCAGTTACTCCAATGCTCTCAAATCGGCCTATAGATGAGGTGATCTCTGAGTTTTTCGACGAGCATGAAGCCCTTGCACTGGAGGTGCAACGTAGGGCGAGACATTCCGAGCGCTACACGCAGTACTTGAAAGATCACAATCTCTACGGGTCTCGCTTGGAAAGGCTGCAAGCCCATGGCGAGGCGTTGAAGAAGAAGTATAATTGGAGTTAA
- a CDS encoding uncharacterized protein (EggNog:ENOG503PW95), which produces MEYTAEELANIKKRISENMASVAEQQRELDDTLAFIADLESESLRQMARSSSSSRKKRNLPEPKPVEEQKADMERKRARIERNLGLMWEKIHDLQEQERMLEGK; this is translated from the coding sequence ATGGAATACACTGCCGAGGAGTTGGCTAACATCAAGAAGAGAATCAGCGAAAACATGGCCAGTGTGGCAGAGCAGCAACGAGAGCTTGACGACACATTAGCCTTCATCGCCGATCTCGAAAGCGAGAGTCTTCGTCAGATGGCTAGGAGTTCCTCTAGTtcaaggaagaagagaaatTTGCCAGAGCCAAAGCCCGTGGAAGAACAGAAAGCGGACATGGAGCGAAAGCGAGCGAGAATAGAACGAAATCTTGGGCTCATGTGGGAGAAGATTCATGATttgcaggagcaggagcggATGTTAGAAGGGAAATAA
- a CDS encoding uncharacterized protein (EggNog:ENOG503PAAS), giving the protein MASDSDVDAIFANTFVVGGDAESMQTLGIADHPRKKRAHRKSRRGCMACKRRRVKEEFVMSTVLCLAVTHLTALRPQQDAKYANASARLLSKSLRLLRQNLSRAFTKDTCNAIVGTAILVNYISWCHLDFLDGQRNDDADTALDLSRDQLILLSPGVLQVFFQALPVFVAEKSDFLTIVHQHPRLNIEDALRKRGVDPARFVQPFMAIYDDPNYQTRGPIRTEKTTSWADPSLHSWRFLMGLETELSSNDSTQHTDAERVANSLRVAAENSRARNGPVVEGKNRDIIVSSCGRSELSVLPPDDSVRTAYELVARRLSTLLSCALLPPVGDDDVHPTAVPSRADVQRFFFVFPILCSGTFAQMAVDGDARALVLLFHFYRAARTLLAGVGQGWWAAERSRVLEALLLRELESRGLSACLRDDGRDGELGSNWEAGHSCIELGRHPGEAGSSHRF; this is encoded by the exons ATGGCCAGCGACTCGGACGTCGACGCAATTTTTGCCAACACGTTTGTCGTGGGCGGAGATGCGGAAAGCATGCAGACGCTGGGTATCGCCGATCATCCGCGCAAGAAGCGGGCGCATCGCaagagccgccgcggctgcatGGCATGTAAGAGGCGCCGGGTCAAG GAAGAGTTTGTCATGTCGACAGTCCTATGTCTAGCGGTAACGCACCTGACGGCACTGCGACCTCAACAGGACGCCAAGTACGCCAACGCCTCCGCGCGGCTGCTGTCCAAGTccctgcgcctcctccggcAGAACCTCTCGCGGGCCTTCACCAAGGACACGTGCAACGCCATCGTCGGGACGGCCATACTCGTCAACTACATCTCGTGGTGCCATCTCGACTTCCTCGACGGGCAGCGCAACGATGACGCCGACACCGCGCTCGACCTGTCGCGGGACCAGCTCATTCTTCTCAGCCCGGGCGTCCTACAGGTCTTTTTCCAGGCTCTGCCCGTCTTCGTGGCGGAGAAGAGTGACTTCCTGACGATTGTTCACCAGCACCCCCGGCTCAACATCGAAGACGCCCTGCGGAAACGAGGCGTGGACCCGGCTCGCTTCGTGCAGCCGTTCATGGCAATCTACGACGACCCGAACTATCAGACTCGCGGGCCGATTCGAACAGAAAAGACGACCTCCTGGGCCGACCCCTCGCTTCACTCATGGCGTTTTCTTATGGGCCTGGAGACGGAGCTCTCGTCCAACGACTCGACCCAGCATACCGACGCAGAGAGGGTCGCCAACAGTCTCAGAGTAGCCGCGGAGAACTCTAGGGCAAGAaacggccccgtcgtcgagggcaagaACCGCGACATCATCGTATCATCTTGCGGCCGCTCTGAGCTATCGGTCCTGCCTCCAGACGACTCCGTCCGAACGGCAtacgagctcgtcgcgcgccggcTCTCCACCCTGTTATCGTGCGCGCTCCTCCCGCCGgtaggcgacgacgacgtccacCCCACCGCCGTGCCGTCACGCGCAGACGTCCAGAGGTTCTTCTTTGTGTTCCCCATCCTTTGCTCGGGGACCTTTGCGCAGAtggccgtggacggcgacgcgcgcgccctggTGCTGCTCTTCCACTTTTACCGCGCGGCCCGgacgctgctcgccggcgtaGGACAGGGCTGGTGGGCTGCAGAGCGCAGTCGAGTCCTAGAGGCCTTGCTGCTGAGAGAGTTGGAGTCGCGAGGCTTGAGCGCATGCTTGAGAGATGATGGTCGTGACGGAGAGCTGGGGAGCAACTGGGAGGCGGGCCACAGCTGCATTGAACTGGGAAGGCAtcccggcgaggcgggatCAAGCCACCGGTTTTAG
- a CDS encoding uncharacterized protein (COG:Q~TransMembrane:11 (i59-83o103-126i178-197o203-221i285-307o319-338i698-726o746-766i814-834o840-862i921-944o)~EggNog:ENOG503NU2T), whose translation MAPENEKTADDPKPNPLGLDEDELNCLSRQLEMPDSDSGYMQIFCYASTTDCLVMGLSAAAAVGAGATMPLMTVILGSLVGNFSDLASTTNSDAFAHNVNHLVLYFVYIAVATLVLTSLFVFGFTWTGERITKRLRSAYFEALLRQNMAFLDALGAGEAASRITADLNVVQDGVSQKVGLAVSGLAAFAAGLVVAYVRSWRLALVMTSLPVAVVAWMMAVGTSMKRAQLASADLYSSTAATFAEEAIASLRNVAAYGLQRRFVRRYEASLAPAARADARAKGMMGLFIGGLMGAVLSAFALACWAGTRFMDAGDADTSQVVTVLFASMIAGVSFGQVAPHLQAFGAAGAAANRIFAAIERRPPVGFLPSRGRGLRPDTLLGHIQFSDVKLVYPSRPDQLVMDGFTLDVPAGKTTAIVGPSGTGKSSILYLLQRFYLPLHGRVCIDGHELQDMDMQWLRSHMRVVSQEPFLFNTTVLDNILFGLVGTGFEKADSNTKQAMAEQAARAANAHDFICQLPHGYNTVLGENGGRLSGGQRQRVAIAQALVSDPKILLLDEATAALDSKSESLVQAALGNRGPGRTTIVISHRLSTVRGADNIVVMDRGRVIEQGTHEQLLAMQAAYSLLIEAQTLRQSANNDHDVGHGSEDDYYSSSGAGKTLEKSRSVGSAQEQRASPSRATTLALVKFLLRLNHPERGHLLAGMIGSAFAGLGYPLTAIFFGNMVLALRDPRMTLGGHGIGFWAGMQWLTGWVVFFAYVAQGAAFAHASSRLIARARAVAFAAILRQDAAFFAGPGNDAGALTAFLSQQASQLNGLSGTILGALLNSVFAVVGGFVEATAFGWKLGLVATATMPLIFTTGYARFRLLADLEKKSLRDSKAAAVVSEAIRGIRTIAALGLQDAVADRYRLQLGDDMRSGAGQNALLSVLYGASQSVIIFCTALIFWYGGSRLLPTGEYTVQRFLICFVATTYSAQSAGGIFSHAPDVAGAQDAALRLKTLTETVPEIDVDDEDGGDDADSLAGDVRARNVDFAYPSSAGGDAGHLVLRDVSLQATAGSFVALVGASGSGKSTVLNLVERLYDPRSGQMLVDAKDIRRYRLQAYRRRLAIVEQDSVLYSGTIRDNIVSDGDFDDADIERACRDANIWDFVSSLSNGLDTAIGPRGTQASGGQKQRLALARALLRKPKILLLDEATSALDAHSEAVVQEALAAAAAATGRTTIAVAHRISSIVRADCIYVFDQGAVVEQGTHAQLMARRGRYWEYVSMQAA comes from the exons ATGGCCCCGGAGAATGAGAAAACAGCAGACGACCCAAAACCGAACcccctcggccttgacgaggatgagctcAACTGCCTGTCACGCCAGCTGGAGATGCCCGACAGCGACTCAGGGTATATGCAAATCTTCTGCTATGCCAGCACCACCGACTGCCTCGTCATGGGGCTcagcgctgcggcggccgtcggtgcaggcgcgacgatgccgttgatgaCG GTCATACTGGGCTCCCTCGTGGGAAACTTTTCGGACCTGGCGAGCACAACGAACTCGGATGCGTTTGCACACAACGTCAACCACTTGGTCTTGTATTTTGTATACATTG CCGTGGCCACGCTCGTGCTCACCAGTCTATTCGTCTTTGGATTCACGTGGACCGGCGAACGCATCACGAAGCGCCTCCGATCCGCCTACTTCGAGGCCCTCCTCCGGCAGAACATGGCCTttctcgacgccctcggcgccggcgaggcagcgtCCAGGATCACAGCCGACCTCAACGTCGTCCAGGACGGCGTCTCGCAAaaggtcggcctcgccgtcagcgggctcgccgccttcgccgcgggcctggtCGTCGCCTACGTCCGCTCgtggcgcctcgccctcgtcatgACCAgcctgcccgtcgccgtcgtcgcgtgGATGATGGCCGTCGGCACCTCGATGAAGAGGGCCCAGCTGGCGTCCGCCGACCTCtactcgtcgacggcggccacgttcgccgaggaggccatcgccTCGCTGCGCAACGTCGCGGCGTACGGCTTGCAGAGGCGGTTCGTGCGGCGGTACgaggcgtcgctggcgcccgcggcgagggccgacgcgcgcgccaaGGGCATGATGGGCCTGTTCATCGGCGGCTTGATGGGGGCGGTGCTCAGCGCCTTTGCCCTCGCGtgctgggcgggcacgcGGTTCATGGACGCGGGAGACGCCGATACGTCGCAGGTCGTCACCGTCTTGTTCGCGTCCATGATCGCGGGCGTCTCCTTTGGCCAGGTCGCGCCTCATCTGCAGGCCTTTGGAGCGGCTGGGGCCGCGGCGAACCGCATCTTTGCGGCCATCGAGCGGCGTCCACCTGTCGGGTTTCTCCCGTCCAGGGGCCGAGGCTTGAGGCCCGACACGTTGCTCGGCCATATACAGTTCTCCGATGTAAAGCTGGTGTACCCCTCGCGGCCTGACCAGCTGGTCATGGATGGCTTCACGCTCGACGTCCCAGCCGGCAAGACCACCGCCATTGTTGGCCCATCGGGGACCGGCAAGTCGAGCATCCTTTACCTCCTCCAGCGGTTCTATCTCCCCCTCCACGGCCGAGTGTgcatcgacggccacgaACTACAGGACATGGACATGCAATGGCTCCGCTCCCACATGCGCGTTGTGAGCCAAGAGCCGTTTCTTTTCAACACGACTGTTCTCGACAACATCTTATTTGGCCTGGTTGGCACGGGTTTTGAAAAG GCCGACTCGAACACAAAACAAGCAATGGCCGAACAAGCAGCGAGGGCAGCAAACGCTCACGACTTCATCTGCCAGCTCCCTCACGGCTACAACACGGTTCTTGGCGAGAATGGAGGCCGCTTGAGCGgtggccagcggcagcgagtCGCGATTGCGCAGGCGCTCGTCTCCGACCCCAAGATACTCCTTTTAGACGAGGCAACCGCCGCTCTGGACTCCAAGTCGGAGTCGCTGGTCCAGGCAGCTCTAGGAAATCGTGGACCAGGTCGAACAACCATTGTCATCTCCCACCGGCTGTCAACGGTCCGGGGGGCCGACAACATCGTGGTGATGGATCGCGGTCGCGTCATTGAGCAGGGTACCCACGAGCAGCTTTTGGCCATGCAAGCGGCGTACTCTTTGCTGATCGAGGCCCAAACGCTACGGCAGAGTGCCAACAACGATCATGACGTAGGCCATGGCTCCGAGGATGATTATTatagcagcagcggtgcTGGAAAGACTCTGGAGAAGAGCCGCAGCGTCGGGTCGGCACAGGAACAAAGAGCATCGCCATCTCGGGCAACGACCCTCGCGCTCGTCAAGTTTCTCCTCCGCCTGAACCATCCGGAAAGGGGACACCTACTCGCTGGCATGATTGGAAGCGcctttgccggcctcggctACCCGCTGACGGCCATCTTCTTCGGCAACATGGTCCTCGCCCTCCGGGACCCGCGCATGACCCTAGGCGGCCACGGAATCGGCTTCTGGGCTGGCATGCAGTGGCTGACCGGATGggtcgtcttcttcgcctACGTCGCCCAGGGCGCGGCCTTTGCGCACGCGTCGTCTCGCCTGATAGCCCGGGCgcgggccgtcgccttcgccgccatcctgcGACAGgacgccgccttcttcgccgggccgggcaacgacgccggcgcgctgACGGCGTTCCTCAGCCAGCAGGCGAGCCAGCTCAACGGGCTCAGCGGGACGATCCTGGGCGCCCTGCTCAACAGCGTCTTCGCCGTggtcggcggcttcgtcgaggccaCCGCGTTTGGGTGGAagctcgggctcgtcgccacggccaccatgCCGCTCATCTTCACGACCGGATACGCGCGGTTCAGGCTGCTCGCCGAcctggagaagaagagcctGCGCGACTCGAaagccgcggccgtggtgtCCGAGGCGATCCGCGGGATAcgcaccatcgccgccctggggctccaagacgccgtcgcggaccGCTACCGCCTccagctgggcgacgacatgcgcagcggcgcgggACAGAACGCGCTGCTGTCGGTGCTCTACGGCGCGAGCCAGTCGGTCATCATCTTTTGCACGGCCCTCATCTTCTGGTACGGCGGCTCCAGGCTGCTGCCGACGGGCGAGTACACGGTCCAGCGCTTCCTCATATgcttcgtcgccaccacGTACAGCGCCcagtcggcgggcggcatcttcTCCCACGCGCccgacgtggccggcgcGCAGGACGCCGCCCTGAGGCTCAAGACGCTGACCGAGACGGTGCCCGAGattgacgtcgacgacgaggacggcggcgatgacgctgACTCTCTGGCCGGGGACGTCCGTGCTCGCAACGTAGACTTTGCGTACCCATCGTCTGCTGGAGGGGACGCAGGGCATCTCGTCCTGCGAGACGTTTCGCTGCAggccacggcgggcagcttcgtcgcgctcgtcggcgcaagcggcagcggcaagagcACCGTGctcaacctcgtcgagcggctCTACGACCCGCGCTCCGGCCAgatgctcgtcgacgccaaggACATACGCCGCTACCGACTGCAGGCGTACcgcaggcggctggcgatTGTGGAGCAGGACTCTGTGCTGTACAGCGGGACGATTCGCGACAACATTGTCAGCGACGGGGACTTTGACGATGCGGACATTGAGAGGGCTTGTCGCGATGCGAACATCTGGGACTTTGTG TCATCGCTCTCCAACGGGCTCGACACGGCCATCGGCCCCCGCGGCACGCAAGCGTCCGGAGGGCAGAAGCAACGCCTCGCCCTTGCCCGAGCGCTCCTTCGCAAACCCAAGATATT gctgctcgacgaggcgacatcggcgctcgacgcccactCGGAAGCGGTGGTCCAAgaggcgctcgccgccgccgccgccgccacgggcagGACTaccatcgccgtcgcccaccgCATCAGCTCCATTGTCCGCGCCGACTGCATCTACGTCTTTGATCAGGGCGCCGTTGTCGAGCagggcacgcacgcccaACTCATGGCAAGGAGGGGCCGGTATTGGGAGTACGTGTCGATGCAGGCGGCTTGA
- a CDS encoding uncharacterized protein (SECRETED:SignalP(1-19~SECRETED:cutsite=GHA-IG~SECRETED:prob=0.4241)~EggNog:ENOG503P2PV~CAZy:GH16~COG:G): MLRHAATLFALLRLGSGHAIGASHPHPRAVEGIQGVAIPNGFSHCFFYDDFSQPAGSQPSPSRWAFDLGHGYPGGPENWGTGEVQSYTSDPRNVAVTDRGTLKITPLRGADGTWTSSRIETTERWDIGCRKGDRMRIEARIRLGDDPATKQLGMWPAFWALGSEFRGDYSNWPGVGEIDILESINGENKLWNVVHCGFAPGGPCNEPSGLSHIDQDFRRGVWHTIAWEVDRRHWPLAEDEKQEESMSWFVDGKKQWTLKQSAVKNDTAWEALAGGKKMLLLNVAVGGGFPDAVAGIKTPTNETVGGQGASMEVDYVAAYIKLL, from the coding sequence ATGCTTCGGCACGCAGCCACTCTCTTCGCCCTGTTGCGGCTTGGCTCGGGCCACGCTATCGGCGCATCCCATCCTCATCCGCGGGCCGTGGAAGGCATCCAGGGTGTAGCCATCCCCAACGGCTTCTCGCACTGCTTCTTCTATGACGACTTCTCGCAGCCGGCCGGctcgcagccgtcgccgtcgcgctgggcATTCGACCTCGGCCACGGGTACCCCGGCGGCCCGGAGAACTGGGGCACAGGCGAGGTGCAGTCCTACACGTCGGACCCGCGCAACGTGGCCGTGACGGACCGCGGCACGCTCAAGATCACGcccctgcgcggcgccgacggcacctggacctcgtcgcgcaTCGAGACGACGGAGCGGTGGGACATTGGGTGCCGGAAGGGCGACCGCATGCGTATCGAGGCGCGCATCcggctcggcgacgaccccGCGACGAAGCAACTGGGCATGTGGCCGGCGTTCTGGGCGCTGGGCTCCGAGTTCCGCGGCGATTACTCCAACTGGCCGGGCGTCGGGGAGATTGACATCCTCGAGAGCATCAACGGAGAGAACAAGCTGTGGAACGTGGTTCACTGCGGCTTCGCGCCGGGGGGGCCGTGCAACGAGCCCTCTGGCCTCAGCCACATCGATCAAGATTTCCGCAGGGGCGTCTGGCACACCATCGCGTGGGAGGTGGACCGCCGGCATTGGCCccttgccgaggacgagaagcaGGAGGAGTCCATGAGCTGGTTCGTGGACGGCAAGAAGCAGTGGACGCTGAAGCAGTCCGCCGTCAAGAACGACACGGCGTgggaggcgctcgcgggcggcaagaagatgctgctgctcaacgtcgccgtcggaggcggcttccccgacgccgtggccgggaTCAAGACGCCTACCAACGAGACGGTGGGAGGCCAAGGGGCGAGCATGGAGGTCGACTACGTCGCCGCGTACATCAAGCTGCTTTGA
- a CDS encoding uncharacterized protein (COG:S~EggNog:ENOG503P2YS), which yields MHIYIAGATGRNGSLALREALDRGHTVTVLVRDPSSSSSLPSPPSADPSRLTVVLGTPTSQADVERALATPRLADAVITALNPRRTSDSPFSPLRPGGESPPDLLPATMRVLIAAVTRVFPSSSAGAAGAAGAAAAASPVAPPPKLVVNSSFGVGSSWKAMLWPMKLIFSHGAMGMTLQSHNDMDALVRNSGLPFVLARPARLVEGAPSSVRALPDDGTGCGWNPIITRHSASRWLVQAAESDEWDGTSPVIVN from the coding sequence ATGCACATCTacatcgccggcgccaccggccgcaacggcagcctcgccctccgcGAAGCCCTCGACAGGGGCCacaccgtcaccgtcctgGTCCGCgacccatcgtcgtcatcgtcgctgccgtcgccgccgtcagcggACCCGAGCCGCCTcaccgtcgtcctcggcaccCCCACCTCgcaggccgacgtcgagcgcgccctcgccaccccccggctcgccgacgccgtcatcaccgccCTCAACCCGCGCCGCACCTCCGACAGCCCCTTCTCGCCGCTGCGtcccggcggcgagtcgcCCCCGGACCTCCTTCCCGCCACCATGcgcgtcctcatcgccgccgtcacgcgCGTCTTTCCCTCCAGTagtgctggtgctgctggtgctgctggtgctgccgccgccgcgagccctgttgcgccgcctccgaagctcgtcgtcaactcCTCCTTTGGCGTTGGGTCCTCCTGGAAGGCCATGCTTTGGCCCATGAAGCTGATATTTAGCCacggcgccatgggcatgaCTTTGCAGAGTCACAACGACATGGACGCTCTGGTGCGCAATAGCGGCCTGCCTTTTGTCTTGGCTCGCCCGGCGAGGCTGGTCGAaggcgcgccgtcgagcgtcaGAGCTCTGCCTGACGACGGCACTGGTTGTGGCTGGAACCCCATCATCACGCGTCACAGTGCGTCAAGGTGGCTCGTTCAAGCTGCAGAGTCTGATGAATGGGATGGCACGtcgcccgtcatcgtcaatTAG